A single region of the Pan troglodytes isolate AG18354 chromosome 18, NHGRI_mPanTro3-v2.0_pri, whole genome shotgun sequence genome encodes:
- the LOC107972344 gene encoding LOW QUALITY PROTEIN: eukaryotic peptide chain release factor GTP-binding subunit ERF3A-like (The sequence of the model RefSeq protein was modified relative to this genomic sequence to represent the inferred CDS: deleted 2 bases in 2 codons), protein MELSEPIVENGETEMSPEESWEHKEEISEAEPGGGSLGDGRPPEESAHEMMEEEEEIPKPKSVVAPPGAPKKEHVNVVFMGHVDAGKSTIGGPIMYLTGMVDKRMLEKYEREAKEKNRETWYLSWALDTNQEERDKGNTVEVGRAYFETEKKHFTILDAPGHKSFVPNMIGGASQADLAVLVISARKGEFETGFEKGGQTREHAMLAKTAGVKHLIVLINKMDDPTVNWSNERYEECKEKLVPFLKKVGFNPKKDIHFMPCSGLTGANLKEQSDFCPWYIGLPFIPYLDNLPNFNMSVDGPIRLPIVDKYKDMGTVVLGKLESGSICKGQQLVMMPNKHNVEVLGILSDDVETDTVAPGENLKIRLKGIEEEEILPGFILCDPNNLCHSGRTFDAQIVIIEHKSIICPGYNAVLHIHTCIEEVEITALICLVDKKSGEKSKTRPRFVKQDQVCIAHLRTAGTICLETFKDFPQMGRFTLRDEGKSF, encoded by the exons ATGGAACTTTCAGAACCTATTG TAGAAAATGGAGAGACAGAAATGTCTCCAGAAGAATCATGGgagcacaaagaagaaataagtgaaGCAGAGCCAGGGGGTGGTTCCTTGGGAGATGGAAGGCCGCCAGAGGAAAGTGCCCATGAAatgatggaggaggaagaggaaatccCAAAACCTAAGTCTGTGGTTGCACCGCCAGGTGCTCCTAAGAAAGAGCATGTAAATGTAGTATTCATGGGGCACGTAG ATGCTGGCAAGTCAACCATTGGAGGACCAATAAT GTATTTGACTGGAATGGTTGACAAAAGGATGCTTGAAAAGTATGAAAGAGAagctaaagagaaaaacagagaaacttG gtaCTTGTCTTGGGCCTTAGACACAAATCAGGAAGAACGAGACAAGGGTAATACAGTAGAAGTGGGTCGTGCCTATTTTGAAACCGAAAAGAAGCATTTCACAATTCTAGATGCCCCTGGCCACAAGAGTTTTGTCCCAAATATGATTGGTGGTGCCTCTCAAGCTGATTTGGCTGTGCTG GTAATCTCAGCCAGGAAAGGAGAGTTTGAAACTGGATTTGAAAAAGGAGGACAGACAAGAGAACATGCAATGTTGGCAAAGACAGCAGGTGTAAAACACCTAATTGTGCTAATTAATAAGATGGATGATCCAACAGTAAATTGGAGCAATGAGAG ATATGAAGAATGTAAGGAGAAACTAGTGCCATTTTTGAAAAAAGTTGGCTTCAATCCCAAAAAGGACATTCACTTTATGCCCTGCTCAGGACTTACTGGAGCAAATCTCAAAGAGCAGTCGGATTTCTGTCCTTGGTACAT TGGATTACCGTTTATTCCATATCTGGATAATTTGCCAAACTTCAATATG TCAGTTGATGGACCAATCAGGCTGCCAATTGTGGATAAGTACAAG GATATGGGCACTGTGGTCCTGGGAAAGCTGGAATCAGGATCTATTTGTAAAGGCCAGCAGCTTGTGATGATGCCAAACAAG cacaACGTGGAAGTTCTTGGAATACTTTCCGATGATGTAGAGACTGATACCGTAGCCCCAGGTGAAAACCTCAAAATCAGACTGAAAGGAATTGAAGAAGAGGAGATTCTTCCAGGGTTTATACTTTGTGATCCTAATAATCTTTGTCATTCTGGACGCACATTTGATGCCCAG atAGTGATTATAGAGCACAAATCCATCATCTGCCCAGGCTATAATGCGGTGCTGCATATTCATACCTGTATTGAGGAGGTCGAAATAACA GCCTTAATCTGCTTGGTAGACAAAAAATCAGGAGAAAAAAGTAAGACCCGACCCCGTTTTGTGAAACAAGAT CAAGTATGCATTGCTCACTTAAGGACAGCAGGAACCATCTGCCTTGAGACCTTTAAAGACTTCCCTCAGATGGGTCGTTTCACCTTAAGAGATGAGGGTAAGAGCTTTTAA